Proteins encoded in a region of the Euzebya sp. genome:
- a CDS encoding ClpP family protease: MSLFSMHGMPRMDDDEEPKPEEAGAIAQALQLNPYKKLYDRRVLYLRGPIEETKADDIVAQLLSLGSESDEDITMYINSPGGVISGMFAMYDVMNLIDAKVNTVCVGMAASAGAFLLATGTGTRSATPNARIMIHQPLGGARGQASDIQIQAQQMTFMRQRINEILAERSGQPLDKVEKDTLRDFWLSADDAVEYGLIDEVRQQGGL; encoded by the coding sequence GTGAGCCTGTTCTCCATGCACGGCATGCCTCGGATGGACGACGACGAGGAGCCCAAGCCCGAGGAGGCGGGTGCGATCGCCCAGGCGCTCCAGCTGAACCCCTACAAGAAGCTGTACGACCGCCGGGTCCTCTACCTCCGCGGGCCGATCGAGGAGACCAAGGCCGACGACATCGTCGCGCAGCTGCTGTCCCTCGGCTCGGAGTCCGACGAGGACATCACGATGTACATCAACTCCCCCGGCGGCGTGATCAGCGGGATGTTCGCGATGTACGACGTGATGAACCTGATCGACGCGAAGGTCAACACCGTCTGCGTCGGCATGGCCGCGTCGGCAGGGGCGTTCCTGCTCGCCACCGGCACGGGGACGCGCTCGGCCACCCCGAACGCCCGCATCATGATCCACCAGCCCCTCGGCGGGGCGCGCGGCCAGGCGTCGGACATCCAGATCCAGGCCCAGCAGATGACGTTCATGCGCCAGCGGATCAACGAGATCCTCGCCGAGCGCTCGGGTCAGCCCCTCGACAAGGTCGAGAAGGACACGCTGCGCGACTTCTGGCTCAGCGCCGACGACGCCGTCGAGTACGGCCTCATCGACGAGGTCCGCCAGCAGGGCGGGCTGTAG
- a CDS encoding IclR family transcriptional regulator encodes MADSSGSRTLARGLSVLRALGTSDDGATVAEISTRTGLDRAVLYRLLSTLLDEGFVTRDESTREFHLGVALVELGARASEDLEVTRLAATGMQQLMELSREAVCLAVRDGDEAVVVDRVEPPGLFVRIGYAVGFRHALGVGAHGRALLASLPAAPGLPALPRAVRDGIRRAGYAVSTDELELGASGVAAPILDARGQAVAALGVVAPTARLPDPSTLGTPIATTAAEISRRLGFTAR; translated from the coding sequence GTGGCGGACTCGAGCGGATCGCGGACCCTCGCGAGGGGGTTGTCGGTGCTGCGGGCGCTCGGCACGTCGGACGACGGCGCGACCGTGGCCGAGATCTCGACGAGGACCGGCCTCGACCGTGCGGTGCTGTACCGGTTGCTGTCCACACTGCTGGACGAGGGGTTCGTCACCCGCGACGAGTCGACCCGCGAGTTCCACCTCGGGGTGGCGCTGGTCGAGCTCGGCGCCCGCGCCAGCGAGGACCTCGAGGTGACCCGCCTGGCGGCGACGGGGATGCAGCAGCTCATGGAGCTGAGCCGCGAGGCGGTGTGCCTGGCGGTCCGCGACGGCGACGAGGCCGTCGTCGTGGATCGGGTCGAGCCGCCGGGCCTGTTCGTCCGCATCGGCTACGCCGTCGGCTTCCGGCACGCCCTGGGGGTCGGCGCGCACGGCCGGGCCCTGCTGGCCAGCCTGCCGGCCGCCCCCGGTCTGCCGGCGCTGCCCCGCGCGGTCCGCGACGGGATCCGCCGCGCCGGCTACGCGGTGTCGACCGACGAGCTCGAGCTCGGCGCCTCCGGGGTCGCCGCCCCGATCCTTGACGCCCGCGGCCAAGCGGTGGCGGCGCTGGGCGTCGTCGCCCCGACCGCGCGGCTGCCCGACCCCTCGACGCTCGGCACCCCGATCGCGACGACCGCCGCGGAGATCAGCCGACGGCTCGGCTTCACCGCCCGCTGA
- a CDS encoding RNA polymerase sigma factor, giving the protein MTQPRDALDFRRAGEGVILDSLAAGHPLALAEAYHRSVPAAHAVARRLMAGADEVEAVLLGVYARLWADPPTTGPLEGWVRRATWEIGTERLRRDGTAPSSPSAAGLLPDLPAPDVRFLDAAERAIAELDDDERHALLLAHDRGIPSTEQDPGADEALARALVALAGPETSTADRASLHEDGCDDLPGLGDWCLGVASPEVADETSAAIDERPGCAAKSRTVRRGRRRIEGLPATPDMGQRILVTVLTSGDRPVAVPPGEGPAAEGPLDDDLLVGGPAVDGPVAEQPPLGDEGDQDLLTADDLTADDLTGEPAGGGSQIGEAAPEDLRDAALVDDADPDDPFGPLDATGPLEGAPAEAAPLEAAPLEATGPMPPVDAGTPVEDDPFRPVGDATGGDGAVGDGAVGDTADMPQAGADAPEEDVDWRPDPGSTAELRLSDILAEGDDDDDPFAGFDADPEPEPAPGRPADPYADLQHLGDEPAPAATPRPGPVVFDDEDAGLVGGYVEGQDHHVDHHDADVEPAGSNRMAALLSWVLPILGGSALGILIAIQVFGLPS; this is encoded by the coding sequence ATGACTCAGCCACGCGATGCACTCGACTTCCGCCGTGCCGGCGAGGGCGTCATCCTCGACTCCCTGGCCGCCGGCCACCCGTTGGCGCTGGCCGAGGCGTACCACCGGTCCGTCCCCGCCGCCCACGCGGTCGCCCGCCGCCTTATGGCCGGCGCCGACGAGGTCGAGGCGGTCCTCCTCGGGGTGTACGCCCGCCTGTGGGCCGATCCGCCGACGACCGGTCCGCTCGAGGGCTGGGTGCGCCGCGCCACGTGGGAGATCGGGACCGAGCGGCTCCGCCGCGACGGCACCGCACCGTCGTCCCCGTCGGCCGCCGGGCTGCTGCCCGACCTGCCGGCCCCGGACGTCCGGTTCCTGGACGCGGCCGAGCGGGCCATCGCCGAGCTCGACGACGACGAGCGCCACGCGCTGCTGCTGGCCCACGACCGGGGCATCCCGAGCACCGAGCAGGACCCCGGCGCCGACGAAGCCCTCGCCCGCGCCCTGGTGGCGCTGGCCGGCCCGGAGACCTCGACCGCGGACCGCGCGTCCCTGCACGAGGACGGCTGCGACGACCTGCCGGGCCTCGGCGACTGGTGCCTCGGCGTGGCCTCACCCGAGGTCGCTGACGAGACGTCCGCCGCCATCGACGAGCGCCCCGGGTGCGCCGCCAAGTCCCGCACCGTGCGCCGCGGCCGCCGTCGCATCGAGGGCCTGCCCGCCACCCCGGACATGGGCCAGCGGATCCTGGTGACGGTCCTGACCAGCGGCGACCGCCCGGTCGCCGTGCCCCCGGGTGAGGGACCGGCTGCCGAGGGGCCCTTGGACGATGACCTCCTCGTCGGTGGACCGGCCGTCGACGGCCCGGTGGCCGAGCAGCCGCCGCTCGGGGACGAGGGGGACCAGGACCTCCTGACCGCAGACGACCTCACGGCAGACGACCTGACCGGGGAGCCGGCCGGTGGGGGGTCGCAGATCGGGGAGGCCGCCCCCGAGGACCTGCGCGACGCGGCGCTCGTCGACGACGCGGACCCGGACGACCCGTTCGGGCCGCTCGACGCCACTGGTCCCCTCGAGGGCGCTCCTGCGGAGGCCGCTCCCCTCGAGGCCGCTCCCCTCGAGGCCACGGGCCCCATGCCGCCGGTCGACGCCGGTACGCCCGTCGAGGACGACCCGTTCCGCCCGGTCGGGGACGCAACGGGCGGGGACGGGGCGGTCGGGGACGGGGCGGTCGGGGACACCGCCGACATGCCGCAGGCCGGGGCCGACGCCCCCGAGGAGGACGTGGACTGGCGGCCCGATCCCGGGTCCACGGCCGAGCTGCGGCTCAGCGACATCCTGGCCGAGGGCGACGACGATGACGACCCGTTCGCCGGGTTCGACGCCGACCCCGAACCGGAGCCCGCACCTGGGCGGCCAGCCGACCCCTACGCCGACCTGCAGCACCTCGGCGACGAGCCCGCGCCGGCGGCCACGCCGCGCCCCGGCCCGGTCGTGTTCGACGACGAGGACGCAGGGCTGGTCGGCGGCTACGTCGAGGGCCAGGACCACCACGTGGACCACCACGACGCCGATGTCGAACCCGCGGGGTCCAACCGGATGGCGGCGCTCCTGTCGTGGGTGCTGCCGATCCTCGGCGGCAGCGCGCTCGGCATCCTCATCGCCATCCAGGTCTTCGGCCTGCCGTCCTGA
- the ftsH gene encoding ATP-dependent zinc metalloprotease FtsH encodes MNGSSRNRIITIVLVVLVLMLAFSSFSTVAGGEELSYTEFREAVRDDRVASVTFTGQNVSGEYAEDAVDEGEPQTFSSFLPVETVVGTGGIEGFLAENDVEIRAAADDGGIAGLLLPLLFPLLLFGGFIYFLNRQARGQMGGLGQIGKSQAKIHKTDEPSTTFDDIAGYAEVKEEIKEVVQFLRDPSKFRQAGAEVPKGMLMVGPPGTGTTLLARAVAGEAGVPFISVTGSDFMEMFVGVGASRVRDLFKTARENAPSIIFIDELDSIGRKRGAGLGGGHDEREQTLNQMLGEIDGFEGSSGVVIMAATNRPDVLDPALTRPGRFDRQIVVPLPTLEEREEILRIHMRGKPIGADVDAKTLARGTPGMAGADLKNLVNEAALIAVRSGSAEIRMDDLERARERQTIGRERSTLHLSEKEKESVAYHEGGHALAAFLESEADPVYKVTVLPVGMALGVTTQLPVDERHIHTLSYLEAKLRVMLGGRAAELVALGQPTTGASNDLLQATKLARAIVREFGMTEAVGPVGYGEDRPVFLGEELGKGHDYSDDFARAVDAEAHRILSENLAQLVERFRDLRGGLDSMAELLVEREAISGNEALQAVKEGIPEHLHHLLTGQASEVKTVAAQGTNGHGPPVGLGVPAGQPTPPSNGNGGGIGRPGPGGRPPTGGPGTPPPPPPGAPVPPPR; translated from the coding sequence GTGAACGGCTCCTCGCGCAACCGCATCATCACGATCGTCCTGGTGGTGCTCGTGCTCATGCTGGCCTTCAGCAGCTTCAGCACGGTGGCGGGCGGTGAGGAGCTGTCCTACACCGAGTTCCGCGAGGCCGTCCGGGACGACCGGGTGGCGTCGGTGACCTTCACCGGCCAGAACGTCAGCGGCGAGTACGCCGAGGACGCCGTCGACGAGGGCGAGCCGCAGACGTTCTCCTCGTTCCTGCCAGTCGAGACCGTCGTCGGCACCGGCGGCATCGAGGGCTTCCTCGCCGAGAACGACGTCGAGATCCGCGCCGCCGCGGACGATGGCGGGATCGCCGGCCTGCTCCTGCCCCTCCTCTTCCCCCTCCTGCTCTTCGGCGGGTTCATCTACTTCCTCAACCGCCAGGCCCGCGGGCAGATGGGCGGGCTCGGCCAGATCGGCAAGTCCCAGGCCAAGATCCACAAGACCGACGAGCCGTCGACCACGTTCGACGACATCGCGGGGTACGCGGAGGTGAAGGAGGAGATCAAGGAGGTCGTCCAGTTCCTCCGCGACCCCTCGAAGTTCCGCCAGGCCGGCGCCGAGGTGCCGAAGGGCATGTTGATGGTCGGCCCGCCCGGGACCGGGACGACGCTGCTGGCCCGCGCGGTGGCCGGCGAGGCGGGGGTGCCGTTCATCTCCGTCACCGGCTCGGACTTCATGGAGATGTTCGTCGGCGTGGGCGCGAGCCGGGTCCGGGACCTCTTCAAGACCGCCCGCGAGAACGCCCCGTCGATCATCTTCATCGACGAGCTCGACTCCATCGGGCGCAAGCGCGGTGCCGGGCTGGGCGGCGGGCACGACGAGCGCGAGCAGACCCTCAACCAGATGCTGGGTGAGATCGACGGCTTCGAGGGGTCGAGCGGCGTCGTCATCATGGCGGCCACCAACCGGCCCGACGTGCTGGACCCCGCCCTCACCCGGCCCGGTCGGTTCGACCGCCAGATCGTGGTGCCCCTGCCCACGCTCGAGGAGCGCGAGGAGATCCTCCGCATCCACATGCGCGGCAAGCCGATCGGCGCCGACGTCGACGCGAAGACCCTCGCCCGCGGCACGCCCGGCATGGCCGGCGCGGACCTGAAGAACCTGGTGAACGAGGCCGCGCTGATCGCCGTCCGCTCCGGATCCGCCGAGATCCGCATGGACGACCTCGAGCGGGCCCGCGAGCGCCAGACCATCGGTCGGGAGCGGTCGACGCTGCACCTCAGCGAGAAGGAGAAGGAGTCCGTCGCCTACCACGAGGGCGGCCACGCGCTGGCGGCGTTCCTCGAGTCAGAGGCCGACCCGGTCTACAAGGTGACGGTCCTCCCCGTCGGCATGGCCCTCGGCGTCACGACCCAGCTGCCCGTCGACGAGCGGCACATCCACACCCTCAGCTACCTCGAGGCCAAGCTCCGGGTCATGCTCGGCGGCCGCGCAGCCGAGCTGGTCGCCCTCGGGCAGCCGACCACCGGCGCGTCGAACGACCTGCTGCAGGCCACCAAGCTGGCCCGCGCGATCGTCCGCGAGTTCGGCATGACCGAGGCCGTCGGCCCGGTCGGCTACGGCGAGGACCGGCCGGTCTTCCTCGGCGAGGAGCTCGGGAAGGGCCACGACTACTCCGACGACTTCGCCCGGGCCGTGGACGCCGAGGCGCACCGGATCCTGAGCGAGAACCTCGCGCAGCTGGTGGAGCGCTTCCGCGATCTCCGCGGGGGGCTCGACTCGATGGCGGAGCTGCTCGTCGAGCGCGAGGCCATCAGCGGGAACGAGGCGCTGCAGGCGGTGAAGGAGGGGATACCCGAGCACCTCCACCACCTGCTGACCGGCCAGGCCTCGGAGGTCAAGACCGTGGCCGCCCAGGGCACGAACGGTCACGGCCCGCCGGTCGGCCTCGGCGTGCCGGCCGGGCAGCCGACCCCGCCGTCCAACGGCAACGGCGGCGGCATCGGACGACCGGGTCCCGGTGGTCGCCCGCCGACCGGCGGCCCCGGCACACCCCCGCCGCCCCCGCCGGGCGCGCCCGTCCCGCCACCGCGGTGA
- the npdG gene encoding NADPH-dependent F420 reductase: protein MIGIIGGTGPQGRGLALRFARAGLDVLIGSRDPARAADVAADVPRGDGAGVVEGAANGDLPGRCDVLVLTVPYDALDATLGQLADAVGDHLVLSAVNNMGFEDGRPVPLEVPAGSAAHEIAARWPDARVCTAFNTVSAVHLRNLDHDFDEDVLVCGDDRDAVAAVTALIDRIEGLRGVDVGDLAQAATVEAMTPMIVSINKRNGVNAGVRIVGLDP, encoded by the coding sequence GTGATCGGAATCATCGGCGGCACCGGGCCGCAGGGACGGGGGCTGGCGCTCCGCTTCGCCCGGGCTGGCCTGGACGTCCTCATCGGGTCCCGCGACCCGGCGCGGGCGGCTGACGTCGCTGCGGACGTCCCGCGGGGCGACGGGGCGGGCGTCGTCGAGGGGGCGGCGAACGGCGACCTGCCGGGCCGGTGCGACGTGCTGGTGCTGACCGTGCCCTACGACGCCCTCGATGCCACCCTCGGCCAGCTCGCTGACGCGGTCGGCGACCACCTCGTCCTGTCAGCGGTCAACAACATGGGCTTCGAGGACGGCCGGCCGGTGCCGCTCGAGGTGCCCGCCGGGTCCGCCGCCCACGAGATCGCGGCCCGTTGGCCGGATGCCCGGGTGTGCACCGCCTTCAACACCGTCTCCGCGGTCCACCTGCGCAACCTCGACCACGACTTCGACGAGGACGTCCTGGTGTGCGGTGACGACCGCGACGCCGTGGCAGCCGTCACGGCGCTGATCGACCGCATCGAGGGGCTGCGCGGCGTCGACGTCGGCGACCTCGCCCAGGCCGCGACCGTCGAGGCGATGACGCCCATGATCGTGAGCATCAACAAGCGCAACGGCGTCAACGCCGGTGTCCGGATCGTGGGGCTCGACCCGTGA
- a CDS encoding cob(I)yrinic acid a,c-diamide adenosyltransferase yields the protein MKVYTKRGDDGTTGLLYGGRVDKDDLRTSAYGTVDETVSALGMARAALPEGEGPEGRWHDAVLTIQRELFVVGAQLATHSDHWPKLTVGVSLTTPEMVDVLESRIDALTEAHPLPQAFVVPGASPAGAAIDLARTICRRAERYVVAMQRADLLPDDAPLRYLNRLSDYLFVLARAVEGGRHTPTRAE from the coding sequence GTGAAGGTCTACACGAAGCGCGGGGACGACGGCACGACCGGCCTGCTCTACGGCGGGCGGGTCGACAAGGACGACCTGCGGACCAGCGCCTACGGCACCGTCGACGAGACCGTCAGCGCCCTGGGCATGGCCCGCGCCGCGCTGCCCGAGGGGGAGGGGCCGGAGGGCCGCTGGCACGACGCCGTCCTCACGATCCAGCGCGAGCTGTTCGTCGTCGGCGCCCAGCTGGCCACCCACTCCGACCACTGGCCCAAGCTGACCGTCGGCGTGTCGCTGACGACCCCGGAGATGGTCGACGTGCTCGAGTCGCGCATCGACGCGCTGACCGAGGCCCACCCGCTCCCGCAGGCCTTCGTCGTCCCGGGCGCGTCACCCGCCGGGGCGGCGATCGACCTGGCCCGCACGATCTGCCGGCGCGCGGAGCGCTACGTCGTCGCGATGCAGCGGGCCGACCTGCTGCCCGACGACGCGCCGCTGCGGTACCTGAACCGGTTGAGCGACTACCTGTTCGTCCTGGCCAGGGCGGTCGAGGGCGGCCGGCACACCCCCACCCGCGCGGAGTAG
- a CDS encoding helical backbone metal receptor has translation MRIVSIVPSLTDLVASLGAGEDLVAVTDWCTDGAPATAARIRGTKNPDVQRIVALRPDVVLANTEENTAESLDRLREAGLAVEETYPRTVVDAAAMIRRVGEVLDRRSAAEPLAAAVDAAREAASWPDDRPRVMALTLVWRKPWMGLGPTTYADDLLWTCGFANVLSGADEPYPRLDPALVLGPDVVLLPSEPYEFGEADLEAVAELVGADVPARFVDGQALTWHGPRTAEAITTFSALARELAGLG, from the coding sequence GTGCGGATCGTCTCGATCGTGCCGTCGCTGACCGACCTGGTCGCCTCCCTCGGCGCGGGTGAGGACCTGGTCGCCGTCACCGACTGGTGCACCGACGGGGCCCCCGCGACCGCGGCGCGCATCCGGGGCACGAAGAACCCCGACGTCCAGCGGATCGTCGCGCTGCGCCCCGACGTCGTGCTGGCGAACACCGAGGAGAACACCGCCGAATCCCTCGACCGGCTGCGCGAGGCCGGGCTGGCCGTCGAGGAGACCTACCCGCGGACGGTGGTGGACGCCGCGGCGATGATCCGCCGGGTCGGGGAGGTCCTCGACCGCCGCTCTGCGGCCGAGCCACTGGCCGCCGCCGTCGACGCCGCGCGCGAGGCGGCGTCCTGGCCCGACGACCGTCCCCGGGTGATGGCGCTGACCCTCGTGTGGCGCAAGCCCTGGATGGGGCTCGGCCCGACGACCTACGCCGACGACCTCTTGTGGACGTGCGGGTTCGCGAACGTCCTGAGCGGCGCGGACGAGCCCTACCCGCGGCTCGACCCCGCGCTCGTGCTGGGACCGGACGTCGTGCTGCTGCCGAGCGAGCCGTACGAGTTCGGCGAGGCCGACCTCGAGGCGGTCGCCGAGCTCGTCGGCGCCGACGTCCCCGCCCGGTTCGTCGACGGCCAGGCGCTGACGTGGCACGGACCGCGGACCGCAGAGGCGATCACGACGTTCTCGGCGCTGGCGCGCGAGCTGGCCGGCCTCGGCTGA
- a CDS encoding ABC transporter permease: MSAPAPADVRFRPDAVAGIVDREWRVFKRVWRSIMFGSIVEPVVYLLAFGYGFGALVAEVAGIPYIDFMATGAAGVGVLFTGFFPGFINGYFRRAENHLYDGLMAAPITVAELVTGEAVWTGIRCAATAAVTLTIAAIFGVDLSPWVVTVPLIGFVGGFAFACFGAAFAAKLRSTHQFDFVISGVVVPMFVVAGSFFPVEDAPAWLRLPARVNPLTHVVSLFRAAAFADTGVGQLLISGAVVVAFTAAAWLLAVRMLRRALVS; encoded by the coding sequence ATGAGCGCGCCAGCCCCCGCCGACGTGCGGTTCCGCCCCGACGCGGTCGCCGGGATCGTGGACCGCGAGTGGCGGGTCTTCAAGCGGGTGTGGCGCTCGATCATGTTCGGGTCGATCGTCGAGCCGGTCGTCTACCTCCTCGCGTTCGGCTACGGGTTCGGGGCGCTGGTCGCCGAGGTGGCGGGCATCCCCTACATCGACTTCATGGCCACGGGCGCGGCCGGCGTCGGCGTGCTGTTCACCGGCTTCTTCCCGGGGTTCATCAACGGCTACTTCCGCCGGGCGGAGAACCACCTCTACGACGGGCTGATGGCAGCCCCGATCACGGTCGCCGAGCTGGTGACCGGCGAGGCGGTGTGGACGGGGATCCGCTGCGCGGCGACCGCGGCCGTCACGCTGACGATCGCGGCGATCTTCGGGGTGGACCTCTCCCCGTGGGTGGTCACGGTGCCGCTGATCGGGTTCGTCGGCGGGTTCGCGTTCGCCTGCTTCGGCGCCGCGTTCGCGGCGAAGCTGCGCAGCACCCACCAGTTCGACTTCGTGATCTCCGGCGTGGTCGTGCCGATGTTCGTCGTGGCCGGGTCCTTCTTCCCGGTCGAGGACGCCCCGGCCTGGCTGCGGCTGCCGGCGAGGGTCAACCCCCTCACCCACGTCGTGTCGCTGTTCCGCGCGGCGGCCTTCGCCGACACCGGCGTCGGCCAGCTCCTGATCAGCGGCGCGGTCGTGGTGGCGTTCACCGCCGCGGCCTGGCTGCTCGCGGTCCGCATGCTGCGCCGGGCGCTGGTGAGCTGA
- a CDS encoding ABC transporter ATP-binding protein, which translates to MPAPDVLIEGVTKTFGTTTAVDALDLVVPTGVCFGLLGPNGAGKSTLMSLLTGAATPTSGRVEVLGMAMPARSRAVRTRTGLVPQLDTLDGEITCRDTLEVFARLYGIDAGARDRAVDDGLALAQLEDKADAFVDELSGGMRRRLLIARGLLHRPDLVLLDEPTVGLDPQIRQELWQTIGRVRETGATVVLTTHYIEEAERLCDTVAIVHHGRLLALGSPSALIDAHVGSDIVIEVHGDADRRRRIAEAADAAGIASRPAGTSVALFTGSTERLEGPGDVRVLDPHDLDHRTRRPANLEDVFVALTGAEL; encoded by the coding sequence ATGCCCGCACCCGACGTCCTGATCGAGGGCGTCACCAAGACCTTCGGGACGACCACCGCCGTGGACGCCCTGGACCTGGTCGTGCCGACCGGGGTCTGCTTCGGCCTGCTCGGACCGAACGGGGCTGGCAAGTCGACGCTGATGTCGCTGCTGACGGGCGCCGCCACCCCCACGTCCGGCCGCGTCGAGGTGCTCGGCATGGCGATGCCGGCACGGTCCCGGGCGGTCCGCACCCGCACCGGGCTGGTGCCCCAGCTCGACACCCTCGACGGCGAGATCACCTGCCGGGACACCCTCGAGGTCTTCGCCCGGCTGTACGGGATCGACGCCGGCGCCCGGGACCGCGCCGTCGACGACGGCCTGGCCCTGGCCCAGCTCGAGGACAAGGCCGACGCGTTCGTCGACGAGCTCTCCGGCGGGATGCGGCGGCGGCTCCTCATCGCCCGCGGCCTGCTGCACCGCCCCGACCTGGTCCTGCTCGACGAGCCCACCGTGGGCCTGGACCCCCAGATCCGCCAGGAGCTGTGGCAGACGATCGGCCGGGTGCGGGAGACCGGCGCGACCGTGGTGCTGACCACGCACTACATCGAGGAGGCCGAGCGGCTCTGCGACACCGTCGCGATCGTCCACCACGGCCGGCTGCTCGCGCTCGGATCCCCGTCGGCGCTGATCGACGCCCACGTCGGGTCGGACATCGTGATCGAGGTGCACGGCGACGCCGACCGCCGCCGCCGCATCGCCGAGGCCGCTGACGCCGCCGGCATCGCCTCGCGACCCGCGGGCACGTCCGTCGCGCTCTTCACCGGGTCCACCGAGCGGCTGGAGGGTCCGGGCGACGTGCGCGTGCTCGACCCCCACGACCTCGACCACCGGACCCGCCGTCCCGCCAACCTCGAGGACGTCTTCGTGGCCCTGACCGGGGCTGAGCTGTGA
- the panB gene encoding 3-methyl-2-oxobutanoate hydroxymethyltransferase, producing MSVHASPQPGGAGRPVTIADLQAYADAGEKFAMLTAYDFTSAAILDEAGIPVILVGDSLGMVVLGHDSTVPVTMDEMIHHTRAVRRGARRALVVGDLPFGSYQASLEEGLVNGMRVLKEAGANAVKLEGHHPELTRRLVAAGVPVMGHLGLTPQSVNQLGGYKVQGRGEEAADRLVAQARELEAAGAFSLVLESVPSDVGRRVAEVLRIPVIGIGAGPDTDGQVLVFHDFLGMTGGHLPRFVKQYANLRGEIVAAAKAYSAEVASGDYPGPEHQY from the coding sequence ATGAGCGTGCACGCATCCCCTCAGCCCGGCGGTGCCGGGCGACCCGTGACGATCGCGGACCTGCAGGCCTACGCCGACGCTGGTGAGAAGTTCGCCATGCTGACCGCGTACGACTTCACGTCCGCGGCGATCCTCGACGAGGCCGGGATCCCGGTGATCCTCGTCGGGGACTCCCTCGGCATGGTGGTCCTCGGCCACGACTCCACCGTGCCGGTCACCATGGACGAGATGATCCACCACACCCGCGCCGTCCGGCGGGGAGCCCGACGTGCCCTGGTCGTGGGCGACCTGCCGTTCGGCAGCTACCAGGCCAGCCTCGAGGAGGGGCTCGTCAACGGCATGCGCGTCCTGAAGGAGGCCGGGGCGAACGCCGTGAAGCTGGAGGGCCACCACCCCGAGCTGACCCGCCGCCTGGTCGCCGCGGGCGTGCCCGTCATGGGCCACCTCGGCCTGACCCCCCAGTCGGTCAACCAGCTGGGCGGCTACAAGGTCCAGGGCCGCGGTGAGGAGGCGGCGGACCGCCTGGTCGCCCAGGCCCGCGAGCTGGAGGCCGCCGGCGCCTTCTCGCTGGTGCTCGAGTCCGTGCCGAGCGACGTCGGCCGCCGGGTCGCCGAGGTCCTGCGCATCCCGGTCATCGGCATCGGCGCCGGCCCGGACACCGACGGGCAGGTGCTGGTCTTCCACGACTTCCTCGGCATGACGGGCGGGCACCTGCCGCGCTTCGTCAAGCAGTACGCCAACCTGCGCGGCGAGATCGTCGCCGCGGCCAAGGCCTACTCGGCCGAGGTGGCGTCCGGCGACTACCCCGGTCCCGAGCACCAGTACTGA
- a CDS encoding pyridoxamine 5'-phosphate oxidase family protein produces the protein MTASPRPSRSAERTFSEPDPDRGHPASDRVKVRRDTKHRGRYDAATIHSILDATPFCHLAYVQDGRPVVIPTLQVRVDDVMYLHASTGSRLGLSAHEPWPVCVSVTLHDGLVLARSGFHHSVNYRSVVVMGDAVLVTDPAEKLQALDATVDHVVPGRAAEVRPPTARELEATAVARLPLAEASAKARTGGVNDEPEDLDLPIWAGVVPLSTAYGAPLPSPDLAEGIDVPPSVRALLGR, from the coding sequence ATGACCGCCAGCCCCCGTCCATCCCGCAGCGCCGAGCGCACCTTCTCCGAACCCGATCCGGACCGCGGCCACCCGGCGAGCGACCGGGTCAAGGTGCGACGCGACACCAAGCACCGGGGCCGCTACGACGCCGCGACGATCCACTCGATCCTCGACGCGACGCCGTTCTGCCACCTGGCCTACGTCCAGGACGGGCGCCCCGTCGTCATCCCGACCCTGCAGGTCCGCGTGGACGACGTGATGTACCTGCACGCGTCGACGGGGAGCCGCCTGGGGCTCAGCGCGCACGAGCCCTGGCCGGTGTGCGTCAGCGTCACCCTCCACGACGGGCTCGTGCTGGCCCGCTCGGGCTTCCACCACTCCGTCAACTACCGCTCGGTCGTGGTCATGGGCGACGCGGTCCTGGTGACCGACCCGGCGGAGAAGCTGCAGGCCCTGGACGCGACCGTCGACCACGTCGTGCCGGGCCGGGCGGCCGAGGTCCGCCCGCCGACCGCCCGGGAGCTGGAGGCCACCGCCGTCGCCCGCCTGCCGCTGGCCGAGGCGTCCGCCAAGGCCCGGACCGGCGGGGTGAACGACGAGCCGGAGGACCTCGACCTGCCGATCTGGGCCGGTGTCGTCCCGCTGTCGACGGCCTACGGCGCGCCCCTCCCCTCCCCCGACCTGGCGGAGGGGATCGACGTGCCGCCGTCCGTGCGGGCGCTGTTGGGGAGGTGA